A section of the bacterium SCSIO 12696 genome encodes:
- a CDS encoding RnfH family protein, with translation MSLITVEVAYALPERQKIIEFQVEQGTTAVEAVRASGILELFPDIDVDTAKMGVFGQALGTKGLKPAVEYELQPRDRVEIYRPLTADPKEVRRRRAEKMRQQQ, from the coding sequence ATGAGCTTGATCACAGTAGAAGTGGCTTACGCCTTGCCCGAACGTCAGAAAATCATTGAATTTCAGGTGGAGCAGGGTACTACGGCGGTTGAAGCGGTTCGGGCATCGGGCATTTTGGAGCTGTTTCCCGATATTGATGTCGATACGGCCAAAATGGGGGTTTTTGGTCAGGCTTTGGGGACTAAAGGTTTAAAGCCGGCGGTGGAGTATGAGCTGCAACCCCGTGATCGTGTGGAAATTTACCGGCCGCTGACCGCTGACCCCAAAGAGGTTCGCCGTCGTCGTGCAGAGAAAATGCGGCAGCAGCAGTAA
- a CDS encoding FkbM family methyltransferase — MKQTALKISRCNNLPVSLRRKIASWFIKRDGSQFAFDCNGVNYEGHLDNYVEWVAYVTGQFYEYTYINLIKQLVNGGTALDVGANIGNHSLAFSQFFDRVYSVEPYPPVFERLTKKTRVADNIHPFAVGLSDISGQLQFDTPKNLNWGAGKISTSGDITVDVLVGDQFVRDNIEGTINFIKVDVEGHEPKVLAGLQQTIEQHRPVVMFEVNRDYLRNGRKGLNELFQLFPGDYQFASLSGQSSFPVQRRVAKAKPLQRGSGFGRITYVIAYGSERGLRFD; from the coding sequence ATGAAACAAACTGCCCTGAAAATTTCCCGCTGCAACAACCTGCCGGTTTCTCTGCGTCGCAAAATTGCCAGCTGGTTTATCAAGCGCGACGGCTCCCAATTTGCCTTTGATTGCAACGGAGTGAATTATGAGGGCCACCTGGACAATTACGTCGAATGGGTAGCCTATGTCACCGGCCAGTTTTACGAGTACACCTACATCAATTTGATAAAACAGCTGGTCAACGGCGGTACTGCGCTGGATGTGGGTGCCAACATAGGCAACCATTCCCTGGCATTCTCCCAATTTTTTGATCGGGTTTACTCAGTAGAGCCCTACCCGCCGGTATTCGAGCGGCTAACCAAAAAAACACGGGTCGCTGACAACATCCATCCCTTCGCTGTGGGCTTGAGCGACATCAGTGGCCAGTTGCAGTTTGACACCCCGAAAAACCTGAACTGGGGTGCTGGAAAAATATCAACATCCGGGGATATTACGGTTGATGTGCTGGTAGGCGATCAGTTTGTTCGGGACAACATTGAGGGAACGATCAATTTCATCAAGGTTGACGTTGAGGGTCACGAGCCCAAAGTATTGGCAGGCCTGCAGCAAACCATAGAACAACACCGACCCGTGGTGATGTTCGAGGTCAATCGGGATTACCTGAGAAATGGCCGTAAGGGCCTCAATGAACTGTTTCAGCTATTCCCGGGCGACTATCAATTCGCCTCACTGAGTGGACAAAGCTCCTTCCCAGTCCAGCGAAGGGTAGCCAAAGCAAAACCGCTGCAACGGGGCAGCGGTTTTGGGAGAATTACCTATGTTATTGCCTACGGCTCGGAAAGGGGCCTGAGGTTCGACTAA
- a CDS encoding type II toxin-antitoxin system RatA family toxin yields the protein MGTTIERSALVMHSAEAMFDLVNDVSAYPQFMDGCVAAKVLSSTNSEMVAQLTLRKAGVEQRFTTRNQLQRPRRIVMNLEEGPFTALDGVWEFSPLNDGACKVSLELGFEFKNGAIAFAASKLFSQVANNLVAALCQRSDEVYKGQSQ from the coding sequence ATGGGCACAACCATAGAGCGCAGTGCCTTGGTGATGCATTCCGCAGAAGCCATGTTTGATTTGGTCAATGATGTGTCAGCGTACCCACAATTTATGGATGGTTGCGTGGCCGCCAAAGTATTGAGCAGCACCAATAGTGAGATGGTTGCTCAGCTAACCCTTCGCAAAGCCGGTGTGGAGCAGCGCTTTACCACTCGTAACCAATTGCAACGCCCACGGCGCATTGTGATGAATCTGGAGGAGGGGCCGTTTACCGCTCTGGATGGTGTCTGGGAATTTTCCCCATTGAATGATGGTGCCTGTAAAGTCAGCCTGGAGCTGGGTTTTGAATTTAAAAATGGCGCTATCGCCTTTGCTGCCTCCAAATTGTTTTCTCAGGTAGCGAATAACCTGGTGGCCGCGTTGTGTCAGCGCAGTGATGAAGTGTACAAAGGGCAGTCACAATGA
- a CDS encoding outer membrane protein assembly factor BamE translates to MPRCAKFPLIILLVSVIAGCKNFAFPGVHKIVIEQGNIITQDMVDQLQPGLTREQVRFILGTPLVADTFTSNRWDYLYSLDRRKGSKETSRLSVFFEGDSLVRFSGDFIPTPKTLDDASSQKPAVTEP, encoded by the coding sequence ATGCCCCGTTGTGCAAAATTCCCCCTGATTATCCTGCTCGTCTCTGTCATTGCAGGCTGCAAAAACTTTGCTTTCCCCGGGGTTCACAAAATCGTAATTGAGCAGGGCAATATCATTACCCAGGATATGGTTGATCAGTTACAACCGGGTCTGACTCGGGAACAGGTGCGCTTTATTCTCGGCACTCCACTGGTTGCAGACACCTTCACAAGCAACCGTTGGGATTACCTGTACAGTCTGGATCGACGCAAAGGCAGCAAAGAAACCAGCCGCCTCAGCGTGTTTTTTGAGGGAGACTCCCTGGTGCGCTTCAGCGGCGACTTTATCCCTACCCCCAAAACCCTCGACGACGCGTCCTCTCAGAAACCAGCAGTTACTGAACCCTGA
- the fur gene encoding ferric iron uptake transcriptional regulator has product MPNENQELRKVGLKVTLPRLKIMQILENAETRHMSAEDVYRALSDAGDDVGIATVYRVLTQFETAGLVIRHNFDNGPAVYEMDSGEHHDHMVCTETGQVIEFHNDEIEALQEKIAAEKGYELVDHSLVLYVKPKS; this is encoded by the coding sequence ATGCCGAACGAAAATCAGGAACTGCGCAAAGTTGGTTTAAAGGTCACCTTGCCGCGCCTGAAAATCATGCAGATTCTGGAGAATGCAGAAACCCGCCATATGAGTGCTGAAGATGTTTATCGGGCGCTATCGGATGCGGGAGACGATGTGGGTATTGCTACTGTTTATCGAGTGTTGACCCAGTTTGAAACCGCTGGTTTGGTGATTCGCCACAACTTTGATAATGGCCCTGCCGTTTACGAAATGGATTCCGGTGAACACCATGACCATATGGTGTGCACAGAAACTGGCCAGGTGATCGAGTTTCACAACGACGAAATTGAGGCGCTGCAAGAAAAGATAGCCGCAGAAAAAGGCTATGAACTGGTGGACCACAGCCTGGTGCTGTACGTGAAACCCAAATCGTAG
- the recN gene encoding DNA repair protein RecN, whose amino-acid sequence MLLSLNIKNFTLVESLEVDFDTGMTAITGETGAGKSLTLDALAMAIGGRADSDRIRHGAKRAEVSALFDLSSINPANQWLHDNDFDSDDNSCLLRRIFTREGRSKGYINGQLATMQQLQQLGEQLVDIHSQHQHQSLLRRETYRILVDDHGGHQTLTQEVAQRFHQWRDTQDRLDLLSQQSHELDARRDLLSFQTEEMNQLALADGELQQLENKQTLLANAETLLSDSHQLLALCSDDDNFNLLHGLNQACSLISRFPESSPIIAEVEEMLTSARIQVEEASTSLRQYANGIELNPQQLADIEQRLSDIYQLARKHRVDAEQLPDLQQQLQQELDQLCGGEQNLEQLTALAQQQQQEYFECARQLSEKRHQAAQSLASAVNNHLPELAMPGAAFTIELTPLADHKVGAHGLETIEFLIATNPGQPPKPLAKVASGGELSRISLAIQVVAAQHSTTPTLVFDEVDVGIGGGTADVVGKLLRLLGNNTQVICVTHQPQVASRAHHHLQVSKSSDGESTQTALNSLTAAERIDEVARMLGGAKITQQTRTHAQEMLELAAE is encoded by the coding sequence GTGCTGCTCTCCTTAAACATCAAAAATTTCACCTTGGTGGAATCCTTGGAAGTCGACTTCGACACCGGCATGACCGCCATTACTGGTGAGACAGGAGCTGGCAAATCATTGACCTTGGATGCCCTGGCGATGGCCATTGGCGGGCGGGCCGATAGCGACCGCATCCGCCACGGTGCCAAGCGAGCTGAAGTCAGTGCTCTGTTTGACCTCAGCAGCATTAATCCAGCCAACCAATGGTTGCACGACAACGACTTTGACAGTGACGACAACAGCTGCCTGTTACGGCGTATTTTTACCCGCGAGGGACGCTCCAAGGGTTATATCAACGGCCAGCTTGCCACCATGCAACAATTACAGCAGCTGGGAGAACAACTGGTGGATATTCACAGCCAGCACCAGCATCAATCACTGTTGCGCCGGGAGACCTATCGTATCTTGGTAGACGACCACGGTGGCCATCAGACACTGACTCAGGAAGTTGCTCAGCGCTTTCATCAGTGGCGCGACACCCAAGATCGCCTCGACCTGCTGTCCCAGCAAAGCCATGAGCTGGACGCTCGCCGGGACTTGCTGAGTTTCCAGACAGAAGAAATGAATCAGCTGGCTCTGGCGGATGGCGAATTGCAACAGCTGGAAAACAAGCAGACTCTGCTGGCCAATGCAGAAACCCTGCTGAGTGACAGCCACCAACTGTTGGCCCTATGCAGCGACGATGACAATTTTAACTTGCTGCACGGCCTCAACCAGGCCTGCAGCCTTATCAGCCGTTTCCCCGAAAGTAGCCCAATTATCGCTGAAGTAGAGGAAATGCTGACCAGTGCCCGTATCCAGGTAGAGGAGGCTAGCACCAGCTTGCGCCAATACGCCAACGGCATTGAGTTGAATCCACAACAATTGGCGGATATTGAACAGCGGCTCAGTGATATTTATCAACTGGCGCGCAAGCACCGGGTAGATGCGGAGCAGCTGCCCGACTTACAGCAGCAACTGCAGCAGGAATTGGATCAGCTTTGCGGCGGCGAACAAAATCTGGAGCAGCTAACAGCGCTGGCGCAACAGCAGCAGCAAGAGTACTTCGAGTGCGCAAGGCAACTGTCAGAAAAACGCCATCAAGCGGCACAAAGCCTGGCCAGTGCCGTCAACAACCACTTGCCAGAACTGGCTATGCCAGGGGCAGCATTCACGATTGAGTTGACTCCCCTCGCAGATCACAAAGTCGGCGCCCATGGTCTGGAAACCATAGAATTTCTGATTGCCACTAATCCAGGTCAGCCACCGAAACCGCTGGCGAAAGTGGCATCCGGTGGCGAGCTGTCACGAATTAGCTTGGCGATTCAAGTAGTGGCCGCTCAACACAGTACGACCCCCACTCTGGTATTTGATGAAGTGGATGTGGGCATTGGCGGTGGCACCGCGGATGTGGTGGGCAAATTGCTCAGACTGTTGGGCAACAACACTCAGGTCATTTGTGTCACTCACCAACCTCAGGTCGCCAGCCGCGCCCACCACCACTTGCAAGTCAGCAAATCCAGTGACGGCGAATCCACCCAAACCGCCCTCAACTCACTGACCGCAGCAGAGCGTATAGACGAAGTGGCACGTATGCTGGGCGGCGCCAAAATTACCCAACAAACCCGTACTCATGCCCAGGAGATGCTTGAACTGGCCGCTGAATAA
- the smpB gene encoding SsrA-binding protein SmpB, with translation MAKKATKKPQNTGGTIALNKRARHDYHLTDKFEAGISLLGWEVKSMRAGKVQLTDTYVLLQNGEAWLIGANVTPLQSTSTHYVTEPDRTRKLLLNRRELAKIFQAVQQKGYTCVATALYWKKHLVKCEIALAKGKADHDKRETEKRRDWDREKQRLLRDR, from the coding sequence ATGGCAAAGAAAGCGACCAAAAAACCTCAAAATACCGGCGGCACCATTGCATTAAACAAGCGTGCTCGCCACGACTACCACCTCACTGATAAGTTTGAAGCGGGTATTTCTCTGCTAGGGTGGGAGGTGAAAAGCATGCGTGCGGGCAAAGTACAGCTCACCGATACCTACGTACTGCTGCAAAATGGCGAAGCCTGGCTGATCGGTGCCAACGTTACACCTCTGCAATCCACTTCTACCCACTACGTGACCGAGCCGGACCGCACCCGCAAGCTACTGCTCAATCGCCGCGAGCTGGCAAAGATCTTTCAGGCTGTTCAACAAAAAGGCTACACCTGTGTGGCCACAGCCCTGTACTGGAAAAAGCACCTGGTGAAATGCGAAATTGCCCTCGCCAAAGGCAAGGCAGACCACGATAAACGGGAAACCGAAAAGCGCCGGGACTGGGATCGGGAAAAGCAGCGTTTGCTGCGTGATCGCTGA